One part of the Candidatus Omnitrophota bacterium genome encodes these proteins:
- a CDS encoding pilus assembly PilX N-terminal domain-containing protein: MDNEQIRTMFRKLKNRRGSLLLISYLAIVVLIGLSAAFMLYATNEARISERQRLETVAFYIAESGLQRMVYDLKLDYASTGSWNDGDIGPFNIGPDTSSPYVVPYVDTSLNGGQYLVSLRNVASSSEIKIISTGTIQGATSTIVAYVSAKNTSPWDYVIFAGAGQAGAMINGTVDIAGSVLILGTGLDPTDLAVNLGGTADFVQNNYSGLDAALQAKISPLPTTIFNGETVSTLNAELRVKNGVVALSGSAGIGSPDVAGNSVKETVDAVYVTDGWGGNKGANNVFSDNGTTRAYDLGDSVVFPSLSDPDPDNPSLTVQQKFRSEALILTNELSNLKPNSSFSYTDGINSISMDGSGNLSITGKIYIDGDNNLNFNKNNTGTTITYSGKGTVFVTGSAEVNTNLITSGNNSFPANSFGIMTPHTIGFYEAQTAVMGAFYAEDTITITKQTDVIGTIVSNYFDMGTNVPSIYQAPDLSRNLPPGMIGGSSSVILDIFFWYET, encoded by the coding sequence ATGGATAACGAGCAAATAAGAACTATGTTTAGAAAATTAAAAAACAGAAGAGGAAGCTTGTTATTGATTTCTTATCTTGCGATTGTTGTTTTGATTGGCTTGAGCGCTGCTTTTATGTTGTATGCAACGAATGAAGCGCGTATTTCAGAAAGGCAGAGACTTGAAACTGTAGCTTTTTATATTGCAGAGTCTGGATTGCAGAGAATGGTATATGATTTAAAATTAGATTATGCTTCAACAGGAAGCTGGAATGATGGAGACATTGGACCTTTTAATATTGGGCCAGATACAAGTAGTCCGTATGTTGTTCCTTATGTCGATACTTCTTTAAATGGAGGACAATATTTGGTTAGTTTAAGGAACGTAGCTTCTTCTAGCGAGATAAAAATCATTTCGACAGGGACTATTCAAGGCGCAACTTCAACTATTGTGGCTTATGTTTCGGCAAAAAATACATCTCCTTGGGATTACGTTATTTTTGCTGGGGCAGGACAAGCCGGGGCAATGATCAATGGGACAGTTGATATTGCGGGATCTGTCCTTATTTTAGGAACCGGGCTTGATCCAACAGATTTAGCTGTCAATTTAGGTGGAACAGCAGATTTTGTTCAAAATAATTATTCAGGCTTGGATGCGGCTTTGCAAGCAAAGATCTCGCCTCTTCCAACAACGATTTTTAATGGAGAAACTGTTTCGACTCTGAACGCTGAGCTTAGAGTCAAAAATGGTGTTGTTGCATTAAGTGGAAGCGCGGGCATTGGTAGCCCTGATGTGGCTGGTAATTCTGTTAAGGAAACTGTTGACGCTGTTTATGTGACGGATGGATGGGGAGGTAACAAAGGAGCTAATAATGTTTTTTCAGACAATGGGACAACAAGGGCTTATGACTTAGGGGATTCTGTTGTGTTTCCAAGCTTATCTGACCCTGATCCAGATAATCCAAGCTTGACTGTTCAGCAAAAATTTCGATCAGAAGCACTTATTTTGACGAATGAGCTTAGTAATCTTAAGCCTAATAGTTCTTTTTCTTACACAGACGGTATTAATAGTATCAGCATGGATGGCAGTGGAAATTTATCCATTACAGGAAAAATTTATATTGATGGTGATAATAATCTAAATTTTAATAAAAATAATACCGGCACAACAATAACTTATAGTGGAAAAGGAACAGTCTTTGTCACCGGCAGCGCGGAAGTTAACACAAATTTGATAACGTCAGGCAACAATTCTTTTCCAGCGAATTCGTTTGGGATCATGACTCCGCATACAATTGGATTTTATGAAGCGCAGACAGCTGTTATGGGCGCGTTTTATGCAGAAGACACAATTACGATTACGAAGCAAACTGATGTGATTGGTACGATTGTTTCAAATTATTTTGATATGGGAACTAATGTTCCATCGATTTACCAGGCTCCTGATTTATCTAGAAATCTTCCTCCCGGCATGATTGGTGGAAGTTCAAGTGTGATTCTTGATATTTTCTTTTGGTATGAGACATAA
- a CDS encoding chromate transporter yields the protein MALLDLFLVFFRIGLFAVGGAYSFLPLIEKDVVERYHWLAKEEFLEVLGIVKIFPGAISVKFATYTGNKVAGIPGAIVANIANLLSPVILVLVATYFYNQYKDIPSVKGAFSTIQIVIFAMIIAVGFQTVGVMNLMSWKNVLLVIVAFSLFMFTKIHPALIIFGAGILGALACR from the coding sequence GTGGCTTTGCTTGATCTTTTTTTGGTTTTTTTTCGGATTGGTTTGTTTGCCGTTGGTGGTGCATATTCTTTTTTGCCTTTAATTGAAAAAGATGTTGTTGAGCGATACCATTGGTTGGCAAAAGAAGAATTCCTAGAGGTTTTGGGTATTGTTAAAATTTTCCCGGGTGCGATTTCAGTTAAGTTTGCAACCTATACAGGGAATAAGGTTGCTGGGATTCCTGGAGCTATTGTTGCCAACATTGCCAATCTCTTATCACCTGTTATTCTTGTTTTGGTTGCGACGTATTTTTATAATCAATATAAAGATATTCCATCAGTCAAAGGTGCTTTTAGTACAATTCAGATTGTTATTTTTGCGATGATTATAGCGGTTGGCTTTCAGACGGTTGGTGTTATGAATTTGATGAGCTGGAAAAATGTTCTTTTGGTCATTGTTGCATTCAGCCTTTTTATGTTTACAAAGATTCATCCTGCTTTAATTATTTTTGGAGCCGGCATTTTAGGGGCATTAGCTTGTCGATAG
- a CDS encoding desulfoferrodoxin family protein, whose translation MSCNRSEIYTCSNDDNCDCLVEAVRGCAENCEISCCGNPLKKAEPKTADQGKEKHVPVVEKIEGGYRVKVGEVPHPMEEDHYIEFIELKTCDEVHRKYLKPGVAPEAIFMTEAQDVKAIEFCNKHGLWIK comes from the coding sequence ATGTCTTGTAATCGATCTGAAATTTATACATGTTCCAATGATGATAATTGTGATTGTTTGGTAGAAGCGGTTAGGGGGTGTGCGGAAAATTGTGAGATTTCTTGTTGCGGAAATCCGCTTAAGAAAGCTGAGCCAAAGACGGCTGATCAAGGAAAAGAAAAACATGTTCCAGTGGTTGAGAAAATAGAAGGTGGGTACAGGGTTAAAGTCGGCGAAGTTCCTCATCCAATGGAAGAAGATCATTATATTGAATTTATTGAGCTTAAAACATGTGATGAAGTTCATCGTAAATATCTAAAGCCTGGCGTTGCGCCGGAAGCTATTTTTATGACAGAGGCACAGGATGTTAAGGCTATCGAGTTTTGCAATAAACATGGACTTTGGATAAAATAA
- a CDS encoding DoxX family protein, translating into MMCCEICKKIGKTSAGWSVNLLRLFIAWIFIKSGAGKLFGWFDGPGIENFITFMGSLGFLSPMAYFVGWTEFIGGILFAFGLLTRVTAVSFIIVMVVAIVKVHPNDYFYPATVLMSSLVILHLGAGKFSLDWLLTRNK; encoded by the coding sequence ATGATGTGCTGCGAAATCTGTAAAAAAATAGGTAAAACAAGCGCTGGATGGAGTGTTAATTTGCTGCGTCTTTTTATTGCTTGGATTTTTATTAAGTCTGGAGCAGGAAAGCTTTTCGGATGGTTTGATGGACCTGGAATTGAGAATTTTATTACATTTATGGGTAGTTTAGGATTTTTATCGCCGATGGCTTATTTTGTCGGATGGACTGAATTTATTGGCGGCATTCTTTTTGCTTTTGGGCTTTTGACGCGCGTGACAGCTGTTAGTTTTATAATTGTTATGGTGGTTGCTATTGTTAAAGTTCATCCAAATGATTATTTTTATCCTGCGACTGTTTTGATGAGTTCGTTGGTTATTCTTCATCTTGGGGCGGGAAAATTTTCTTTAGATTGGCTTTTGACAAGAAATAAATAA
- a CDS encoding NAD(P)/FAD-dependent oxidoreductase translates to MQNKTPRILILGGGFAGIYTALEFEKVLAHGFDAEVILVSSQDHFLFTPMLHEVVSGDLRDDNITIPIRKILKNIRFVHADVLSVDLVKQFLKINNGELFYDYVILALGAVPNFFEMDHVAQKALPMKKAGDAVKIRAQIEACFKKASVESDEDTQKKLLTFVVAGGGFTGVETIGAISDFAQRMLKVYSSISSDLIKICLIHPGSEIVPEMSSKMGLYAKKNFEKRNIKIKLQASVVDFSEQGVCLNDGEIIFAETMVWAAGNKASPVVESLDLPKEKGRIIVDEYFQVKGFPSVWAIGDCAFVPDKKRGGSHPPTAQHAVREAKAMAQNLIATIKEKPKKIFYFDTLGQIANIGGRRGIATVLGFDVTGILAWILWHIVYLLKLPTSGKKIKVLGRWIFH, encoded by the coding sequence GTGCAAAACAAAACTCCGCGTATTTTAATTCTTGGTGGTGGATTCGCCGGAATCTACACCGCTCTTGAATTTGAAAAAGTGCTTGCTCATGGTTTTGATGCAGAAGTAATATTAGTATCAAGCCAAGATCATTTTCTTTTTACTCCGATGTTACATGAAGTTGTCTCTGGGGATTTAAGGGATGACAACATCACAATTCCTATTAGAAAAATCTTAAAGAATATTCGCTTTGTTCATGCAGATGTTTTATCTGTTGATTTGGTGAAACAATTTCTAAAAATAAACAATGGCGAATTGTTTTATGATTATGTGATTTTAGCTTTGGGAGCTGTTCCTAATTTTTTTGAGATGGATCATGTTGCTCAAAAAGCATTGCCTATGAAGAAAGCAGGGGATGCTGTTAAGATTCGTGCTCAGATTGAGGCATGTTTTAAGAAAGCAAGCGTTGAGTCTGACGAAGACACTCAGAAGAAGCTGCTTACTTTTGTTGTTGCGGGTGGAGGATTTACTGGGGTAGAAACCATTGGAGCGATTAGTGATTTTGCTCAAAGAATGCTAAAAGTGTATTCTAGCATTTCTTCCGATTTAATAAAAATTTGCTTGATTCATCCTGGTAGCGAGATTGTGCCAGAGATGAGCTCTAAAATGGGTTTGTATGCTAAGAAAAATTTTGAAAAACGAAATATTAAAATAAAGCTTCAGGCGAGTGTTGTTGATTTCTCAGAACAAGGAGTTTGTTTAAATGACGGAGAAATAATTTTTGCCGAGACAATGGTTTGGGCAGCAGGCAATAAGGCAAGTCCTGTTGTTGAATCTTTGGATTTACCAAAAGAAAAGGGCCGAATCATTGTGGATGAATATTTTCAAGTTAAGGGATTTCCGAGTGTTTGGGCGATTGGGGATTGCGCATTTGTTCCTGATAAAAAACGTGGTGGATCACATCCTCCAACGGCACAGCATGCCGTTCGAGAGGCGAAGGCAATGGCTCAAAATTTGATAGCAACCATTAAAGAAAAGCCAAAAAAAATATTTTATTTTGATACTTTAGGGCAAATTGCTAATATTGGCGGAAGAAGAGGAATAGCAACAGTTTTGGGTTTCGATGTTACGGGAATTTTAGCTTGGATTTTATGGCATATTGTTTATTTGCTTAAATTACCTACTTCTGGTAAAAAGATAAAGGTGCTTGGAAGGTGGATATTTCATTGA
- a CDS encoding tetratricopeptide repeat protein, with translation MRFLKYLIIFLFLSACFAGSVDWISLHNRADQLLDQNLVDDPFSNLDQISAMYLSGLVALNNYQVDQAAELFRNILKLDPNNIAAKWGKAECLRREHDYEKAIPILEEVIKADPEFSPAYISLAYIKYIQKDFDGSIRLTGKVINQGKRGQADDKNYLRAHGLYAAAKGMIAHYGGPVSKAINGAGVLKHLSIIKEMSPNDPVVNFGLGSYYMLIPVAFGQDLEKAKEYLEKAIEADPLFPDPYVRLAQIYLKNGDQEKYDQYINKALLLDSKNEIAIDVKTRNCYFICLTQ, from the coding sequence ATGCGATTTCTAAAGTATTTAATTATTTTTCTTTTTTTGTCTGCTTGTTTTGCAGGTTCTGTTGATTGGATTTCGCTGCACAACAGGGCAGATCAGCTGTTAGACCAAAATTTGGTTGATGATCCTTTTTCGAATTTAGATCAGATTTCTGCGATGTATTTATCGGGATTAGTAGCGCTTAACAATTATCAAGTAGATCAAGCTGCCGAATTGTTTCGAAATATTCTAAAATTAGATCCTAACAATATTGCAGCAAAATGGGGTAAAGCTGAATGTTTGCGCCGAGAGCATGATTATGAAAAGGCAATCCCTATTTTAGAAGAGGTTATTAAAGCTGATCCAGAGTTTTCGCCAGCCTATATTTCTCTTGCATATATTAAATATATCCAAAAAGATTTCGATGGGTCAATACGATTAACTGGAAAAGTAATTAATCAGGGAAAAAGAGGTCAGGCTGATGATAAGAATTATTTACGTGCTCATGGATTGTATGCGGCGGCTAAGGGGATGATTGCTCATTATGGAGGTCCAGTCTCTAAAGCGATTAATGGAGCTGGTGTTTTAAAGCATTTGTCCATTATAAAAGAAATGAGTCCAAATGATCCTGTTGTTAATTTTGGGCTTGGAAGTTATTATATGCTTATTCCGGTTGCTTTTGGTCAAGACTTAGAGAAGGCAAAGGAATATCTAGAGAAAGCGATTGAAGCGGATCCCCTTTTTCCGGATCCATACGTACGTTTAGCTCAAATTTATTTAAAAAATGGGGATCAAGAGAAATATGATCAATATATTAATAAAGCATTATTGTTGGATTCAAAGAATGAAATTGCGATAGATGTAAAAACAAGAAACTGTTATTTTATTTGTTTAACACAATAG